The segment GAGGGCACCTCCCGGCGGCGGCACGGCCGCCCGCACGGCCGCGACCACCGCCCTCGTGGCCAGCAGGCGGACCACGTCGACGTCGGCGCCGGCCACCTCGCCGGTGGCCGCGGCGACCACGGCGTCGCCGTCGCCCCTCGCGTGGGCGGGGACGAGCGCCCTGGCCAGGCCGTCGTGGGCGCCCTGGGCGACGACCAGGCAGCCGACCTTGTCGAGCGCCCCGTTGGTCGCCACCACCCCGATGGTGGTCGCCTGCGGCGGGCCGGCGGCGAACGGCGGGCGGCCGGGCGCCGGCAGGGGCCAGGACCCGTCGCTGCCGTCCCCGGGGTCGACGTCACCGGCCGCGTTCACGGCCAGCAGGGCGGCGACGACCAGCGGCCCGGCCCGCTCGGTGGCCGTCCCGATGCCGCCGGGCCGGCGCCGCTCGGGCCCCCACCAGGCGCCGACCGTCGCGCCC is part of the Acidimicrobiales bacterium genome and harbors:
- a CDS encoding P1 family peptidase, which translates into the protein MITDVAGVRAGHWTDAAGGTGCTAVLFPDGTVASGEVRGGAPATREWALLAPERLVARLDAVVLAGGSAFGLAAADGVVRFCEERGMGFPTAAGPVPIVVGLALYDLAVGDPGARPGPAQGYAACEAATAGPVPTGPVGAGTGATVGAWWGPERRRPGGIGTATERAGPLVVAALLAVNAAGDVDPGDGSDGSWPLPAPGRPPFAAGPPQATTIGVVATNGALDKVGCLVVAQGAHDGLARALVPAHARGDGDAVVAAATGEVAGADVDVVRLLATRAVVAAVRAAVPPPGGALRHRQ